Proteins found in one Odocoileus virginianus isolate 20LAN1187 ecotype Illinois chromosome 10, Ovbor_1.2, whole genome shotgun sequence genomic segment:
- the LOC110141756 gene encoding large ribosomal subunit protein eL39-like codes for MSSHKTFRIKRFLAKKQKQNRPVPQWILMKTGNKIRYNSKRRHWRRTKLGL; via the coding sequence ATGTCTTCTCACAAGACTTTCAGGATCAAGCGATTCCTGGCCAAGAAGCAAAAGCAGAATCGTCCCGTTCCTCAATGGATTCTAATGAAAACTGGCAATAAAATTAGGTACAACTCCAAGAGAAGACATTGGAGAAGAACCAAGCTGGGTCTGTAA